In one window of Pseudomonas putida DNA:
- a CDS encoding RNA-binding S4 domain-containing protein, with protein sequence MAQKAEDDDKVRLDKWLWAARFYKTRALAKAAIESGKVHCRGERCKPGKEPRVGDEFVLRTGFDEKTVVVKALSVVRRGAPEAQTLYEETADSVKRREQAAELRKAGAMGVTTDGRPNKKQRRQIHQLHGSFE encoded by the coding sequence ATGGCACAGAAAGCGGAAGACGACGACAAGGTCCGCCTGGACAAATGGCTGTGGGCGGCGCGCTTCTACAAGACGCGTGCGCTGGCCAAGGCGGCGATCGAGAGCGGCAAGGTGCATTGCCGTGGTGAGCGCTGCAAACCGGGCAAGGAACCGCGGGTAGGTGACGAGTTCGTGCTGCGCACCGGTTTCGACGAGAAGACCGTGGTGGTCAAGGCGCTGTCGGTGGTGCGTCGTGGGGCGCCCGAGGCGCAGACCCTCTACGAGGAAACCGCCGACAGCGTGAAGCGCCGCGAGCAGGCCGCCGAACTGCGCAAGGCCGGGGCGATGGGTGTGACCACCGACGGCCGGCCGAACAAGAAGCAACGGCGGCAGATCCACCAACTGCATGGCAGTTTCGAGTAG
- a CDS encoding ATP-dependent zinc protease, translating to MKTFDHLTVIGLREWIALPDLGLAGLRAKIDTGASTSSLHATDIEPFERDGQSWVRFTAHLGSVVQLRHRRCEAPLVTMKTIKSSNGHAQTRYVIRTPLALGDRVWEVEFTLACRKSMRYRLLLGSKALVHGQLVVNPGLKYVQDKPAFPATLSPVTGAA from the coding sequence GTGAAAACATTTGACCATCTGACAGTGATCGGCCTGCGCGAGTGGATCGCCCTGCCCGACCTCGGTCTCGCCGGGCTTCGGGCCAAGATCGACACCGGCGCCAGCACCTCCAGCCTGCACGCCACCGACATCGAACCCTTCGAGCGCGACGGCCAGTCCTGGGTACGTTTCACCGCGCACCTGGGTTCTGTAGTGCAACTGCGTCATCGCCGCTGCGAAGCGCCTCTGGTGACCATGAAAACCATCAAGAGCTCCAACGGCCATGCCCAGACCCGCTATGTGATCCGAACGCCACTGGCATTGGGCGACCGGGTCTGGGAAGTGGAATTCACCCTGGCTTGCCGCAAGAGCATGCGCTATCGGTTGTTACTTGGATCGAAAGCCTTGGTCCACGGTCAACTGGTCGTCAACCCCGGCCTCAAGTACGTTCAGGACAAACCGGCCTTCCCGGCCACTCTCTCCCCTGTCACAGGTGCTGCATGA
- the rimK gene encoding 30S ribosomal protein S6--L-glutamate ligase — MKIAVLSRNPRLYSTRRLVEAGTQRGHEMVVIDTLRAYMNIASHKPQIHYRGKPLEGFDAVIPRIGASVTFYGCAVLRQFEMMGVYPLNESVAIARSRDKLRSLQLLSRRGIGLPITGFAHSPDDIPDLIQMVNGAPLVIKVLEGTQGIGVVLCETTKAAESVIEAFMGLKQNIMVQEYIKEAGGADIRCFVVGDKVIASMKRQAKPGEFRSNLHRGGVASLIKITPEERMTAIRAAKVMGLSVAGVDILRSNHGPLVMEVNSSPGLEGIEVTTGKNVAGMIIEHLEKNGGPNQTRTKGKG, encoded by the coding sequence ATGAAGATCGCCGTGCTTTCGCGCAACCCGCGTCTGTATTCCACCCGCCGCCTGGTCGAAGCCGGCACCCAGCGCGGCCATGAAATGGTCGTGATCGATACCCTGCGCGCCTACATGAACATCGCCAGCCACAAGCCGCAGATCCACTATCGCGGCAAACCGCTGGAAGGTTTCGATGCAGTGATCCCGCGTATCGGCGCCTCGGTAACCTTCTATGGCTGCGCAGTGCTGCGTCAGTTCGAGATGATGGGCGTCTACCCGCTCAATGAATCGGTGGCCATCGCCCGCTCGCGCGACAAGCTGCGCTCTTTGCAATTGCTGTCACGCCGCGGCATCGGCCTGCCGATCACAGGTTTCGCTCACTCGCCGGATGACATTCCCGACCTGATCCAGATGGTCAATGGTGCACCGCTGGTGATCAAGGTGCTCGAGGGCACCCAGGGCATCGGCGTGGTGCTGTGCGAAACGACCAAGGCTGCCGAGTCGGTCATCGAAGCGTTCATGGGCCTGAAGCAGAACATCATGGTCCAGGAATACATCAAGGAGGCTGGCGGCGCCGACATCCGCTGCTTCGTGGTTGGTGACAAGGTCATCGCCTCGATGAAGCGCCAGGCCAAACCCGGTGAGTTCCGCTCCAACCTGCACCGCGGTGGAGTGGCCAGCCTGATCAAGATCACCCCCGAGGAACGCATGACGGCCATTCGCGCGGCCAAGGTCATGGGCCTCAGCGTGGCTGGTGTGGATATCCTGCGCTCCAATCATGGCCCGCTGGTGATGGAGGTGAATTCGTCGCCGGGGCTGGAGGGCATCGAAGTCACCACCGGCAAGAACGTTGCCGGGATGATCATCGAACACCTGGAGAAGAACGGCG